In one window of Ruminococcus albus AD2013 DNA:
- a CDS encoding RNA-guided endonuclease TnpB family protein, translating into MKPMNKVVRLALICEHFDKDGNPVDYSDVYKLLWQLQAQTREIKNKTIQYCWEYSNFSSDYYKENHEYPKEKDVLNYTLGGFVNDKFKVGNDLYSANCSTTTQTVCAEFKNSKSEFLKGTKSIINYKSNQPLDLHNKSIRVEYKDNDFFVFLKLLNRHAFKRLGYKNTEICFKVIVRDKSTRTILERCVDQIYGISASKLIYNKKKKQWFLNLVYAFEPDNANNLDPNRILGVDLGIHYPICASVYGDLQRFTIHGGEIEEFRRRVESRKLSLLKQGKNCGDGRIGHGVKTRNKPVYSIEDRIARFRDTVNHKYSRALIDYAVKKECGTIQMEDLSGITAESDRFLKNWSYYDLQTKIEYKAKEKGIKIVYIDPKYSSQRCSKCGHIDKENRKTQSSFVCLKCGFEENADYNASQNIGIKDIDKIIESDLSSKCETDVN; encoded by the coding sequence CGCAAACAAGAGAAATCAAAAATAAAACCATTCAGTATTGTTGGGAATACAGTAATTTTTCGAGTGATTATTATAAAGAAAATCACGAATATCCAAAGGAAAAAGATGTATTGAATTATACTCTCGGTGGATTTGTCAATGATAAATTTAAAGTCGGAAACGATCTGTATTCTGCAAACTGTTCTACTACGACACAGACGGTGTGTGCTGAGTTCAAAAATTCAAAAAGCGAATTTTTAAAAGGAACAAAATCAATTATAAATTATAAATCTAATCAGCCACTTGATCTTCATAACAAGTCAATTCGTGTGGAATACAAAGATAATGATTTTTTTGTTTTCCTTAAATTGCTTAACCGTCATGCATTTAAGCGGTTGGGCTACAAGAATACCGAGATATGTTTCAAGGTAATTGTGCGTGATAAGTCTACTCGTACTATTTTGGAACGATGTGTTGATCAGATTTACGGAATAAGTGCAAGCAAACTTATTTATAATAAGAAAAAGAAGCAATGGTTTTTGAATTTGGTCTATGCTTTTGAACCTGATAATGCAAATAATCTTGATCCCAATAGAATACTTGGTGTTGATCTTGGCATACATTATCCGATATGTGCGTCGGTCTACGGCGATCTGCAAAGATTTACGATACATGGCGGAGAAATAGAAGAGTTTCGCCGTCGAGTAGAATCAAGAAAACTTTCTCTGCTAAAACAAGGCAAAAATTGTGGAGATGGACGTATAGGTCACGGGGTCAAAACAAGAAATAAGCCTGTATATTCAATAGAGGATAGAATTGCAAGATTCCGTGATACGGTAAATCACAAATACAGTCGTGCGCTTATCGATTATGCTGTAAAAAAAGAATGCGGAACGATCCAAATGGAAGATCTGTCCGGGATTACGGCTGAATCAGATCGCTTTTTGAAGAACTGGTCATATTATGATCTTCAAACTAAAATTGAATATAAAGCAAAAGAAAAAGGCATAAAAATAGTTTATATCGATCCGAAGTACTCGAGCCAAAGGTGCAGCAAATGCGGTCATATCGATAAAGAAAACCGGAAAACACAATCATCTTTTGTATGCTTGAAATGCGGATTTGAGGAAAATGCCGATTATAATGCCAGCCAGAATATAGGCATTAAGGATATTGACAAGATCATCGAAAGTGATCTGTCATCGAAGTGCGAAACTGATGTGAACTGA